In the genome of Panicum virgatum chloroplast, complete genome, the window TGGAGCAGTATGGGCTAATGAAGCATGGGGATCCTATTGGAATTGGGATCCTAAGGAAACTTGGGCATTTATTACCTGGACCATATTTGCAATATATTTACATAGTAGAACAAATCCAAATTGGAAAGGTACAAATTCCGCACTTGTAGCTTCGATAGGATTTATTATAATTTGGATCTGCTATTTTGGTATCAATCTGTTAGGAATAGGTTTACATAGTTATGGTTCATTTACATTACCATCTAAATGATTACATAACATAAAACCTTCATAAAATGAAGGTTTTTTCCTTTTTTGTTTGATTTGAGAACCCCTTGAAAAGACGTTCAAGGGGTTCTCAAAAATTCGAGATAGATCTAATTAGATTTTTTTATTTTTTTACGAATTTTATGTTTTTTCCACTATGGCATTTTTTTCCACGATGGAATATAGAGCGGACTAGTTAAAAAAAGAAAATTCTATTTAGGATAATAATTGGATAATAGAGCCTCCACCCTGTCAACGGATAGCGAGAGAACAAAATCTGGATAAATACCAATTCCTATTACTGGTAAAAAGATACAGATTAAAAGAAATAGTTCCCGTGGTCCAGAATCCACAAAATTTTCGTTTGGAACATGAAATAGCTTGTATCCATAGAACATCTGGCGTAACATAGATAATAAATAAATAGGAGTTAATATCATTCCAATTGCCATTACAAAAGTAATTAGCATTTTTGGCATTAACATAAATTTTGGACTAGTAATTAGTCCAAAAAATACTACTAATTCTGCAACAAAACCGCTCATTCCTGGCAAGGCAAGAGAGGCCATTGAAAAGCTACTAAACATGGTAAAAATTTTTGGCATTGGAATAGATATTCCCCCCAGTTCTTCGAGATAAACAAGACGCACTCTATCACAAGCCGTTCCCGCCAAGAAAAAAAGTGTAGCACCGATAAATCCATGGGATAATATTTGTAAAATAGCTCCATTTAGTCCAATGTTGGTTATGGAACCAATTCCTATAATTATGAAACCCATATGAGATACGGAGGAGTAGGCTATTCTTTTTTTGAAATTTCGTTGACCAAGAGAAGTTGAAGCTGCATAGATTATTTGCACCGCTCCTATTATTACCAACCAGGGGGAAAATAGATAATGAGCATGAGGTAACAATTCCATATTGATCCGAATCAATCCGTATGCTCCCATCTTTAATAGAATTCCGGCTAAAAGCATACATGTACTGTAATGCGCTTCCCCATGGGTATCTGGTAGCCACGTATGTAGAGGTATAATCGGCAATTTGACAGCATAAGCAATAAGGAAGCCAAAATACAGTAGTATTTCCAATGTTGCAGGGTATGATTGATTAATCAATCTTTCCAAATCTAATCCAGGTTCATTGGAACCATATAACCCCATACCCAGAACTCCAATTAAGAAAAAAATGGAACCGCCTGCAGTATACAAAATAAACTTGGTAGCTGAATACAGACGCCTCTTTCCCCCCCACATGGATAAAAGTAAGTAAACAGGGATTAATTCTAACTCCCACATGATAAAAAAAAGTAAAAGGTCTCGTGAAGAGAATAATCCTATTTGACCGCTATACATTGCTAGCATCAGGAAATAGAATAATCGCGAATTACGGGTAACCGGCCAAGCCGCTAAAGTAGCTAAAGTAGTGATAAATCCTGTCAATAAAATAGATCCTAATGAAAGTCCATCGATTCCCAATCTCCAGTGGAAATCCAAAACATCTATCCATTTAGAATCTTCCTTTAATTGGATTAAGGGATCCTCCAATTGAAAATGATAACAGAATGCATAAGTCATTAGAAGGAATTCTAATAAACAAATAGATATAGTATACCACCTAACGATTTTATTTCCTTTATGAGGTAAAAAGAAAATTAATGAACCTGCAAATATCGGCAAAACAACAAGTATTGTTAACCAAGGAAAAGAACTCATGATAAAGTAATAAAGACAAGATACGTTTTGACCAGAAAAGCCCATGCTCTATTATTTCGAGCACAGGCTTCTTCGGTAAAGAGGAATCAGACGATTCAAGTGGAGTTTTTTTTTTGTAACGTATCAATAAGATAGAGCCATGCTGCGGGTTGTTTCAGGCCCTAAATAAACGCGGACACTTAAAAAATCTGTTGGGCAAGCGGATTCGCATCTCTTACAACCCACACAATCTTCGGTTCTCGGCGCGGAAGCAATTTGCTTGGCTTTACATCCATCCCAAGGTATCATTTCTAATACATCTGTTGGACAAGCTCGTACACATTGAGTGCATCCTATACATGTATCATAAATTTTTACAGAATGTGACATTGGATCTCTAAATTTTCCTTTTCAACATAAAAATTTTCGATCTGGTAAAAATGAAATTAGTACTATATAAAATAAATTAGATGTATTGTCGAATAAATTACATGTATTGTAGACACCAGATGAAGCAATGGTTTATCCAAACTTTAACAAATAATGCAATATATTTCTTAATCTGTTTGTGAGAAAGCGTGAAAAGAGCCAAGATACTTGAATTTAAGACTTCAACAGTCATAATTATATGAATTCTACATACTAATTCGAATTAGCCAATAAACTCGGTATCATCTTTTCAAAATAAATTATTGCAATATTCAAATTGCAATATCAATGAATTGCAAAAATTCAATATTCAATAAGTAAAAAAGAATACTCTGAAATAACCTACTCAAAAAATGGATATTATTAAACACTAATAAGAAAATAAGATTAGATTTCTATTCATCTTAATGTTCCGTATTATTATATATGCGCCTTTGTTTAGAGGATTCTATGTCTAATTATTCAAAAAATTAGATTGATTGATACGAGTTGATTTCCTGTTACGATGGATGGAAGAAAGAATGGATAGTCCAATAGCTGCTTCAGCAGCCGCAAGGGCTATAACAAAAATTGCGAAAATGTCTCCTTTTAATTGGCGACTATCAAATAGATCAGAAAATGTTACGAGATTTAGATTAATTGAATTCAGTATAAGTTCAAGACATATTAGAGCTCTAACCATGTTTCGGCTTGTGATCAATCCATAGATACCAATCGAAAATAAATAGACACTCAAAAAGAGTACATGCTCAAACATCATTAACTAACTCCTTATCAATCTCGATTCATTTCAATCTGAGGACAAGAATTGAACCGATTCAATTAATTAGAATAGAACAATTACGCAACAAAAGAGAAAAGAAGGTATTTGTTGTGTTGGCAGTAGATGGGTTTTACTAAATCAAAATTGTGATTCTTTAGTTATTTATTTTATATTTGAAATTCTAAGTATTTCTTATTGTCGAGCCATAGTAATTGCACCTATTAAAGAAACTAGAAGAATTAGGGAAATGAGTTCAAACGGAAGATAAAAATCGGTTGCTAAATGAATCCCAATTTGTTGAACGTTATTTATGAGACCCTGTTCTACTATTTGGTTTGATCTTGTCGTCCAAAGAATTCCATACCACGACGTATCTGGGATAGTAGTCATTAGTGAAAAAGGAATAGTTATACAAAGGAGTAAAGTAAACCCATCTCCAATAGTCCAAAAATTCTTATCTTTAGACCACTCTGAGCCGTTTACAAACATTACAGCAAATATGATCAAGACATTTATGGCTCCCACATAAATAAGAAGTTGTGCGACAGCTACAAAGTAGGAATTCAATAAAAAATAGAATAAGGATATACAAACAAGAACTAATCCCAGTGAAAAGGCAGAATAAATTGGGTTGGTAAGTAATACTACTCCTAGACCCCCTAGTAGAAGAACAAATCCCCCAAATAGCACAAGAATCTCATGTATTGGTCCAGGTAAATCCATTATGGATAAGAAGAAATTTATAGTATAAAATTTTTCATGAACTGACTAAAACTAAAAGATTCAAGGAAGGAAAAAGATATTAGGATATTTTTTTGTATGTATATAAGTTGTTAAGCAGTAGTTATTCTTTTTTCGTTATAGTTAGTAAAAATGGATTTTTCTGACAAAAAAAATCCTAATACCTAGTAATCAGTAATCGTTCTTGAATTCCAAGATTTTTCTTCGTCTATTTTACTTTGAGGCGAATTCCTAATTGTTTGAATTGTGTAATCTCCCATTATCGAGATTGGTAACCGACTCAAAGCAATTTGATTGTAATTCAATTCATGACGATCATAAGTAGAAAGTTCATATTCTTCAGTCATCGATAAACAATTTGTCGGACAGTATTCAACACAGTTACCACAAAATATACAAACTCCGAAATCAATACTATAATTAAGCAATTGTTTCCTTTTAATATCCTTTTCAAATCTCCAATCCACAAGAGGTAGATCTATCGGGCATACGCGAACACATACTTCACAAGCAATGCATTTATCAAATTCAAAGTGTATTCGCCCCCGGAAACGCTCCGATGTAATTGATTTTTCATAAGGGTAGTGAATCGTTATAGGTAAACGATTTGTGTGGGATAAGGTAATTATGAAACCTTGACCAATGTATCTTGCGGCACGTATTGTTTGTTGACCATAACTAATGAACCCAGTTAGCATAGGGAACATATTCTAAATATATATGAAAAAGGTATGTTTCTTTCTCTTGTTTGAGAGAACTTTTGTGTTGAAAATATTCTTACTCTTATTGTATGGTCTTATTTATAGTGAAACTAGTTGGGAAGAAGTTGTTAATAAGAGATTGCCCAGAGAAATAGGTAAAAGAAATTTCCATCCAAGATTTAATAATTGATCCATTCTCATCCTGGGTAAAGTCCATCTTATTGTGATAGAAATGAAGAGAAATAAATAAGCTTTAGTTAATGTAATAAAGATACCTATTATCATTTCCAAAATTCCAATCATTTTATTCATTTGGAAAAATTCAAAAAAGGATATATAGGGAATAGATAAATTCCACCCGCCTAAGTATAGAACAGTTACAAATAAAGAGGAAACTAATAAATTTAGGTAAGAAGCAAGATAAAATAAACCATATTTAATACCAGAATATTCGGTTTGATAACCTGCTACTAATTCTTCTTCCGCTTCTGGTAAATCAAAGGGTAATCTTTCACATTCTGCCAAAGAAGAAATTAGAAAAACTAGAAAACCTATAGGCTGACGCCAAAGATTCCATCCAAAAAAACCATATTTGGACTGTGCTTCAACTATATCAACTGTACTTGAACTGTTAGATAATCATAGTCGGTGATAACATCACAGTTCCCACCGCTATTCCAAAACCGTACATGAAACCTTAGCTTCATACGGCTCCTCTATGATCATAAAAAAGGGAAGTATTATTTCATTTCGGTATTATCCCCTGGGCGTAGATAGAATTAGGTAAGAGAAAATTGATTGGAAAGCCCCAAATTAGACCAAAGCAATTCCGTCTGCTAGAATAAAAAAAAGCGCTTCCGAATTGATCTCATCCTTTATATATAATTTTTCTTTGTTCGGTAATAACTTAATATTGGAATAAAACACTCGTTATAGCAATTAATAAATGGAAAGAATTGGGTATTAGTTCATGAGGAATTCTGTATGAATAGGGATAAAGGAAGGAAAGAATAAATAAAGATCCTTTTTTTTGTATTGCATTCCATATCTTTTGTCCTATTCTTCTTTCCCGGGGAAGGGTATACTTAAAAAGAATAAAGGGTTAATTCGTTCTCGATAGCCATTTCTTTAACAAGTGAATGGGAACATACTCTAGACCGGAATCCGAAGAAAGTACTACTTGATCATTTCCACCAATTTCAAGTCCTTATTACGATTCCTTTTATGAGGAAAAATGTCTAAAAATTTAGATTCTCTCATTACTAATCCTGTATGTACTTTAGTGTTTCTAACCCCTCACTAACTTTTGAGGGATTGCCTTATGGTTATAAGTTATAGTAATAACTCAAAATATTCTAGTAATGGAATTCCATATCGCGAATCCTTTATTCTTGCCCGCTTCAAGATATGATGACTAATCAAACAATCTCAACCTTGGGGTAAAGAGTTTACACTGCTTATGTTTACTTGAACTTTTTTCTTGTACGTAGGAAATGAGATTTTGTATTTTTACTACAAATTAATAAGCTGTTTTGTTTCACTCATATAGCTATCCAGTTTAACTTACCAACCCCAATACAGAATAAGCAAAGGAAGATAAGCATTCAATGTATTTTAGAGGAAAACAATCCTATTTTAACGAATCACACGTAGAGATATTGCTAGTACACAAAAAGTTAATGGTATTTCATAACTAATAGATTGAGCAGCCGCTCGTAGACCGCCTGAAAAAGAATATTTATTATTTGAACTATATCCCGCCATGAGAAGACCAATAGGAGCAATACTTGAAATGGCAATCCATAAAAAAACACCAATACTAAGATCAGCTAAAACAAAACGATATCCCAAAGGGATAACTAAAAAACTTAATAAAATGGATATGACTGCTATAGAGGGACCAATGCTAAATAAAGGAATATCTCCTCGGGATGGGAGGATATCCTCTTTTAAAAGTAGCTTAGTTCCATCTGCTATAGCTTGAAGCAGTCCCAGAGGGCCAGCATATTCAGGACCAATACGTTGTTGTATCGATGCGGATATTTCTCTTTCTAACCACACAATTACGAGTACTTCTATTGTGATTCCCAGTAGGAGGGTCAAAATGGGTAGAATCCATATCAGTCCGTAGACTTCTTTTAATAATTCCGATTTCGAAAAAGAATTGATAGTTTCTACCTCTATTATCATTTCAACGATCAACTTCCCCCATAATTATATCTATACTACCTAATATCGTCATGATATCAGCCAATTTCATTTTTTTAACTAGCTGAGGAAGAATTTGCAAATTAATAAAACCAGGTGGACGAATTTTCCATCTCCAGGGGAAAAGACTATCATCTCCTACCAGATAAATTCCTAATTCACCTTTTGGAGCTTCTACTCTTACATAAAGCTCTTGCTTTGATAATTCAAAATTGGGCGAAGGTTTTTTACCAAGAAATCGATATTCAAAATCATTCCATTCGGAATTCTTTGCTTTCTTAAAGCGTCGGGCTTCTAAATTCTCATAAGGTCCTCCCGGAATTTTCTCTACAGCTTGTTGAATAATTTTTATGGATTCCCTCATTTCCCCGATTCGTACTAAATAGCGAGCTAATGAATCTCCTTCTTTTTGCCATTGTACTTTCCAATCAAATTGATTATAAGACTCATAAGGGTCAATTTTACGAAGATCCCATTGTGTTCCAGAAGCTCGTAACATTGGGCCCGATAAGCCCCAATTTACAGCTTCTTCTCCGCTAATAAAACCGACTCCTTCAACTCGTTCTAAAAAAATAGGATTCCGTGTAATAAGTTGTTGATATTCAACAACTCCTCGTAAAAAATAATCACAGAAATCTAAACATTTATCCATCCATCCATAAGGTAGATCGGCAGCTACTCCTCCGATGCGAAAGTAATTATGCATCATTCGCATACCTGTAGCAGCTTCAAATAGATCATATATCAATTCTCTCTCTCTAAAAATGTAGAAAAAAGGAGTCTGTGCCCCGAGATCCGCCATAAAAGGTCCAAGCCATAACAAGTGAGAAGCTATACGGCTCAATTCTAACATAATTACTCTAATATAGCTGGCTCTTTGAGGTATTTGAATATTCTCCAAGAATTCTGGTGCATTTACCGTTATTGCTTCGGTAAACATAGTAGCTAAATAATCCCACCGTGTTACATAAGGCAAGTATTGTATAATAGTTCTGTTTTCCGCGATTTTTTCCATTCCTCTGTGTAAATACCCTAATATGGGTTCGCAATCAATAACATCTTCACCATCGAGAGTAACGATCAGTCGAAGAACACCATGCATTGATGGGTGTTGAGGGCCCATATTGACTATCATGAGATCTTTTCTTGTAAGCGGTAGACTCATATCCTTGTTCTTATTCTTTTTTCCATGAAAATGGATTATTCCATGAATTCCTCAAAACGAGGCTCATCAAAATGCAAAATCTAAGACTACTATAAGACTACTAATAAAATAAGAAAAAAATTCGAACGATTAAATTACTTCTCCCGAATATCCAACTGACTGATTAATTTCTTATAACGTACTCTATTTTTCTTTGCCAAATAAGCCAGCAAACGTTGACGTTTTCCCAAAAGTCTTCGTAGACCTCTTTCCGATGAAAAATCTTTTTTGTGTAATTCCAAATGTGAAGCAAGTCTCCGTATCTTATTGGTGAAACTGAATACTTGAAATTCAACAGAACCCCTGTTTTCTTGTTTTTCTTCTTTAACCATAAATCAAAAAATTTTTCTACCTCCTTTCTTTTTCATGTATTTTTCTGATCAGGAAAAATAAAAAATTATGTCAGTTATTTTGAAGTTATTCTAATCTCGTACACACAAAAATTTGCAATTATTCATCTACTGCTGGAATCTGGAATTTGGATTTATTGTATCGATGCAAATTGGATTTGGATAGAAGGGTACATTCTTTTATTTTAGATAGAAGAAACATTTCTTCTATCTAAAATAAAAGAATTTTGCTGATTTATTGCTATATCCAATTTATAGAATTGATATAGCATTTAATTGCTATCATTTAGCAAAATGAAACACAGCATATGCATCCATCTTTCGGCTCGAGAATTTCACGGGATAGAGATATAGTATAAGAAATAGGCTATTAAGTAACTCTAAATGAATTGTGGATACATCTGTATCCTTAACATACTGAAACGACTGCCATTACTCGTATCAAACCAATAGCGATTCATAAAAGCTAAATCTTGTAATCAATGGTGGGCCAATAATGAATTTTTTTGCATATGTATTAAGACGCTTGGTCTGATTTAGAAATTGTCCAGAGTTTTTTATGTTGTTTTCATTGCAAAATGATGGATCTCCTTCCGTAACTTTCCAATTACGAGTACGAGAATTGAAAGACATGAAAATTCTCAATTCTCTACGGCGTCTAGGAGATAGATAGAATATTTTCAGGAACAAGAAAATCAGAAGAATCTTTTTCTCTATTCACTACCATTCCGCGTCTTCGACTTCTATTAGTTTCTTTTCTTCTTTAATGCAATAGCTATAGTTTGATATAGAATCCATTTCTCAAAGTAATGGAAACCATTCTCTTATAGGAAATGGTTCGAAAATCGCTATTCCACCTTTTAGGTTTAGGTATCGTGAAAAGTGATACCTGTGAAGATCGTGCATTTCAGTCACATTCAGATCCGTTTTTCGAGTCCATGATATAACCAAATTGGATGGATCTTCCACCCGTTTAGCTAAGAAAGAATAGATGCAGAGGTGGATAATAGATCGATATGAAGATCATGAGCTGCCCCATAATGAAACCGCCAGTAGTCGCGAATATCTCCTTCTTCCCTAACCCAAGATTGGAGAAAGAAGATCTAAGAGGGACCTATGGAGAATGTGGTCAGAAATCCATAATAGAGTCCGACCACAACGACCGAATTAATTATCCTCATCGAGAAACTTAGACTACTAAGTAGAAAAGATTTTCAAATCATGGCAAGGGTCTCCTTTTTTTCTTTCTTTATGCACAATTTCTCGATGTTTCGATGAGAATTTCTTGACTTTCCATATATAGAAAGAGATAGACTATAAATGACATCTCTTATGTCAATAAGACCAAAGGGATGGATATTAAATGATAGGAAGTGCTAGGAAGTGAAATAGAATGAAATAGAGCCACTTTGGGCTTCCCTATGAAATGAGGCATGGAACGGAGCCACTACGAAGAAATTCCGGGAGTTACGAAAGAAGCTTCGGACTCATATTGTTCACGCGTTGAGAGCGGGAGTTGAACTCTAGGAGGTCGAATCTCCCCTTGTTCCTCAGTAGCTCAGTGGTAGAGCGGTCGGCTGTTAACTGACTGGTCGTAGGTTCGAATCCTACTTGGGGAGATTTGATTCATTCTTTAATGTAAGAATAAAGAATTGAATTAAAAGGCTTGCTTTGACCCTTAGGAGTAGGTAACCCGTTCGCTATCCTTGTTTCTATTGCATTCTATCTCATCGTATCACATTCTGTTCTACGATTCCACTTCGACAAAAGGAAAGAGCATACCCAAGTTCAATAGCTTTACGTCCGCTATTCCGATCATGATTTTCCTACCCTCAGGGAGAAAGTAAAGGTCCTTCCCCCTTTGGAAGGCTGTGGGCGAGGAGGGATTCGAACCCCCGACACCGTGGTTCGTAGCCACGTGCTCTAATCCTCTGAGCTACAGGCCCACCCCGTCTCCACTGGATCTCTTCCCGGGGGTACCCCCCAAAAGGAACCTTCTTCTCCTCAGCCATTTCATTTCGGGTTAAGAAGATGGGAAAGCGCCCTTCTCTCTATAAGAACAGTGCGTTCTGAGGTGTGAAGTGGGAGAGAGGGGATGTGATGATTGAGGTTTTGAATAAGACGACCTTTGCGTTTTGGATTTGGATCTTTTTCGTATTTCAAAATAGTGAAAAAGTCAAATAAGAGGTGTTAAGCTTTTTATCATTCTGGCATCGAGCTATTTTGCCGCAGGACCTCCCCTACAGTATCGTCACCGCAGTAGAGTTTAACCACCAAATTCGGGATGGATTGGTGTGGTTCCTCTACGCCTAGGACACCAGAATATCGAACCATGAACGAGAAAAGGCATGAGAGAAATATTGGCTAGTAATTGTGAAGCCCCAATTCTTAACTGGAAGGAACACCAAAGGACTCTGCCCTTCCATCTCTTGGATAAATAGAGAGGGAGGGCAGAGCTTTTTTTTGGTTTTTTCATCTTTTCATCAAAGAGTTGAACAATGAAGATAGATGGCAAGCGCCTGATCAATTTGATCAGGTCGTGTAGGAACAAGGTTCAAATCGTTCGTTCGTTAGGATGCCTCAGCTGCATACATCACTGCACTTCCACTTGACACCTATTTAAACGGCTCGTCTCGCCGCTACCTTATCCTATTTCCATACTTCTGTCGCTCCATCCCCGTATGGGTGGAGAACCCGTCGCTGTCTCGGCTGTGCTACCGGAGGCTCTAGGGAAGTCGGAGGAGAGAGCACTCATCTTGGGGTGGGCTTACTACTTATATGCTTTCAGCAGTTATCCTCTCCACACTTGGCTACCCAGCGTTTACCGTAGGCACGATAACTGGTACACCAGAGGTGCGTCCTTCCCGGTCCTCTCGTACTAGGGAAAGGTCCTCTCAATGCTCTAACGCCCACACCGGATATGGACCGAACTGTCTCACGACGTTCTGAACCCAGCTCACGTACCGCATTAATGGGCGAACAGCCCAACCCTTGGAACCACCTACAGCTCCAGGTGGCGAAGAGCCGACATCGAGGTGCCAAACCTTCCCGTCGATGTGGACTCTTGGGGAAGATCAGCCTGTTATCCCTAGAGTAACTTTTATCCGTTGAGCGACGGCCCTTCCACTCGGCACCGTCGGATCACTAAGGCCGACTTTCGTCTCTGCTCGACGGGTGAGTCTTGCAGTCAAGCTCCCTTCTGCCTTTGCACTCGAGGACCAATGTCCGTCTGGCCCGAGGAAACCTTTGCACGCCTCCGTTACCTTTTGGGAGGCCTACGCCCCATAGAAACTGTCTACCTGAGACTGTCCCTTGGCCCGCGGGTCTGACACAAGGTTAGAATCCGAGCTCTTCCAGAGTGGTATCTCACTGATGGCTCGGGCCCCCCCGGAAGGGGGCCTTCTTCGCCTTCCACCTAAGCTGCGCAGGAAAGGCCCAAAGCCAATCCCAGGGAACAGTAAAGCTTCATAGGGTCTTTCTGTCCAGGTGCAGGTAGTCCGCATCTTCACAGACATGTCTATTTCACCGAGCCTCTCTCCGAGACAGTGCCCAGATCGTTACGCCTTTCGTGCGGGTCGGAACTTACCCGACAAGGAATTTCGCTACCTTAGGACCGTTATAGTTACGGCCGCCGTTCACCGGGGCTTCGGTCGCCGGCTTCCCTGTCATCAGTTCACCAACTTCCTTGACCTTCCGGCACTGGGCAGGCGTCAGCCCCCATACATGGTCTTACGACTTTGCGGAGACCTGTGTTTTTGGTAAACAGTCGCCCGGGCCTGGTCACTGCGACCCCCTTTTGCGAGGGGGCACCCCTTCTCCCGAAGTTACGGGGCTATTTTGCCGAGTTCCTTAGAGAGAGTTGTCTCGCGCCCCTAGGTATTCTCTACCTACCCACCTGTGTCGGTTTCGGGTACAGGTACCCTTTTGTTGAAGGTCGTTCGAGCTTTTCCTGGGAGTATGGCATGGGTTACATACTTCAGCGCCGTAGCGCCTGGTATGAGCCTCGTGGAGAAGCAATGGCTAGTCCACGGGGCTCATACTTCAGCGCTGCAGCGCTTGGTACTCGGACCTCGGCTCGAGGCATTTTCTCTACCCCTTCTTACCCTGAAAAAGCAGGGTCACCTTGTGTCCTTAAACCTATAACCATCTTTCGGCTAACCTAGCCTCCTCCGTCCCTCCGTACCAACAAGGGGTAGTACAGGAATATTGACCTGTTGTCCATCGACTACGCCTTTCGGCCTGATCTTAGGCCCTGACTCACCCTCCGTGGACGAACCTTGCGGAGGAAACCTTGGGTTTTCGGGGCATTGGATTCTCACCAATGTTTTCGTTACTCAAGCCGACATTCTCGCTTCCGCTTCGTCGACCCCCGCTTTCGCGTTTGCTTCCCTCTAAGGCGGAACGCTCCCCTACCGATGCATTTTGACATCCCACAGCTTCGGCAGATCGCTTAGCCCCGTTCATCTTCAGCGCAAGGGCGCTCGATCAGTGAGCTATTACGCACTCTTTAAAGGGTGGCTGCTTCTAGGCAAACCTCCTGGCTGTCTTTGCACCCCCACCTCCTTTATCACTGAGCGGTCATTTAGGGGCCTTAGCTGGTGATCCGGGCTGTTTCCCTCTCGACGATGAAGCTTATCCCCCATCGTCTCACTGGCCGACCTTGACCCCTGTTTGGGTCATATCTAGTATTCAGAGTTTGCCTCGATTTGGTACCGCTCGCGCAGCCCGCACCGAAACAGTGCTTTACCCCTAGATGTCCAGTCAACTGCTGCGCCTCAACGCATTTCGGGGAGAACCAGCTAGCTCTGGGTTCGAGTGGCATTTCACCCCTAACCACAACTCAT includes:
- the psaC gene encoding photosystem I subunit VII, which produces MSHSVKIYDTCIGCTQCVRACPTDVLEMIPWDGCKAKQIASAPRTEDCVGCKRCESACPTDFLSVRVYLGPETTRSMALSY
- the ndhG gene encoding NADH-plastoquinone oxidoreductase subunit 6; the encoded protein is MDLPGPIHEILVLFGGFVLLLGGLGVVLLTNPIYSAFSLGLVLVCISLFYFLLNSYFVAVAQLLIYVGAINVLIIFAVMFVNGSEWSKDKNFWTIGDGFTLLLCITIPFSLMTTIPDTSWYGILWTTRSNQIVEQGLINNVQQIGIHLATDFYLPFELISLILLVSLIGAITMARQ
- the rps15 gene encoding ribosomal protein S15, translated to MVKEEKQENRGSVEFQVFSFTNKIRRLASHLELHKKDFSSERGLRRLLGKRQRLLAYLAKKNRVRYKKLISQLDIREK
- the ndhH gene encoding NADH-plastoquinone oxidoreductase subunit 7, which translates into the protein MSLPLTRKDLMIVNMGPQHPSMHGVLRLIVTLDGEDVIDCEPILGYLHRGMEKIAENRTIIQYLPYVTRWDYLATMFTEAITVNAPEFLENIQIPQRASYIRVIMLELSRIASHLLWLGPFMADLGAQTPFFYIFRERELIYDLFEAATGMRMMHNYFRIGGVAADLPYGWMDKCLDFCDYFLRGVVEYQQLITRNPIFLERVEGVGFISGEEAVNWGLSGPMLRASGTQWDLRKIDPYESYNQFDWKVQWQKEGDSLARYLVRIGEMRESIKIIQQAVEKIPGGPYENLEARRFKKAKNSEWNDFEYRFLGKKPSPNFELSKQELYVRVEAPKGELGIYLVGDDSLFPWRWKIRPPGFINLQILPQLVKKMKLADIMTILGSIDIIMGEVDR
- the ndhA gene encoding NADH-plastoquinone oxidoreductase subunit 1; the protein is MEVETINSFSKSELLKEVYGLIWILPILTLLLGITIEVLVIVWLEREISASIQQRIGPEYAGPLGLLQAIADGTKLLLKEDILPSRGDIPLFSIGPSIAVISILLSFLVIPLGYRFVLADLSIGVFLWIAISSIAPIGLLMAGYSSNNKYSFSGGLRAAAQSISYEIPLTFCVLAISLLSNSSSTVDIVEAQSKYGFFGWNLWRQPIGFLVFLISSLAECERLPFDLPEAEEELVAGYQTEYSGIKYGLFYLASYLNLLVSSLFVTVLYLGGWNLSIPYISFFEFFQMNKMIGILEMIIGIFITLTKAYLFLFISITIRWTLPRMRMDQLLNLGWKFLLPISLGNLLLTTSSQLVSL
- the ndhI gene encoding NADH-plastoquinone oxidoreductase subunit I; translated protein: MFPMLTGFISYGQQTIRAARYIGQGFIITLSHTNRLPITIHYPYEKSITSERFRGRIHFEFDKCIACEVCVRVCPIDLPLVDWRFEKDIKRKQLLNYSIDFGVCIFCGNCVEYCPTNCLSMTEEYELSTYDRHELNYNQIALSRLPISIMGDYTIQTIRNSPQSKIDEEKSWNSRTITDY
- the ndhD gene encoding NADH-plastoquinone oxidoreductase subunit 4, with the protein product MSSFPWLTILVVLPIFAGSLIFFLPHKGNKIVRWYTISICLLEFLLMTYAFCYHFQLEDPLIQLKEDSKWIDVLDFHWRLGIDGLSLGSILLTGFITTLATLAAWPVTRNSRLFYFLMLAMYSGQIGLFSSRDLLLFFIMWELELIPVYLLLSMWGGKRRLYSATKFILYTAGGSIFFLIGVLGMGLYGSNEPGLDLERLINQSYPATLEILLYFGFLIAYAVKLPIIPLHTWLPDTHGEAHYSTCMLLAGILLKMGAYGLIRINMELLPHAHYLFSPWLVIIGAVQIIYAASTSLGQRNFKKRIAYSSVSHMGFIIIGIGSITNIGLNGAILQILSHGFIGATLFFLAGTACDRVRLVYLEELGGISIPMPKIFTMFSSFSMASLALPGMSGFVAELVVFFGLITSPKFMLMPKMLITFVMAIGMILTPIYLLSMLRQMFYGYKLFHVPNENFVDSGPRELFLLICIFLPVIGIGIYPDFVLSLSVDRVEALLSNYYPK
- the ndhE gene encoding NADH-plastoquinone oxidoreductase subunit 4L; translation: MMFEHVLFLSVYLFSIGIYGLITSRNMVRALICLELILNSINLNLVTFSDLFDSRQLKGDIFAIFVIALAAAEAAIGLSILSSIHRNRKSTRINQSNFLNN